From the genome of Pseudomonas sihuiensis:
TGTTCCTCTTGAGTGTGACCAACCCGGCGTCGTTCGACAGCCGGTATTTCGGGCCGGTCAGCACATCCGCCGTGATCGGCGTCGCGCATCCGGTCTGGCTGGAATCCCGCCCATGATGGCCGTCGATTCGCTGCACGCCGCCGTGCATCTCATCGTGCCATCGGGCGTGTCGTTCTGCTGTTCGTCGCCGTGTCGTCGCGCGTGCAGTGCGGGTGCATTCGCACCGCACTTCGCGCTGCCTTCGGCGCAGCCGTCCAACGTGCAGGCGTCTTGCCTCGAACGCGCCCGGCCTGCGGCCGTGTCCGCGTTCGCCGGCGCGCTGGCTGCTCGCGCAGCAGCGCCGCCGGGCCGCCGCTGCCCGGAGCGACAGCGAGGGGCAAAGGCGGAAGGCAAGACAAAAGGACGCGGCACCGGGCCGCGTCGAAAGCCTGTCTGCACATGGGGTTGGCGCGGCACGGAGCGGCTTCGCCGCCGTGCCGCTTGGGGCGCGAGGCCCACGCCAATGCAGGCATGTCCGCGTGCTTCGCACGACCGGACATGCCAGAGCTTGCAGGGGGCGCAGCCATGACCGACCGCCGCGACGATGATTTCCGCATCCGCCCCAGCGCCCCGAAGAACCAGGGCCAGGGCTTCGTCTCCAAGGTGCTCAAGCAGGCGGGCAAGGCCAGTAGCGGCAAGTCGTCGGTGCGTCGTCCTGGGGGAGCTGGCAAGGGCGCAGGAACCGGGCATCGGCCCGGCTCGCGTCTGGGGCGCGGCCACACGGCGGCGCGCTTCGCCGGGGCGAAGCTGACGCCCATGTCGCGGCGCGTGACCATCAAGACGCTGTTGGTCAATCAGCGCCAGGCCAGCCCGCAATCGCTCGCCAAGCACCTGCGCTACATCGAGCGCGATGGCGTGGGCCGCGATGGCGAGCCAGGCCAAGCCTACGGGCCGCAGACCGATGCCGCCGACCTCGACGCCTTCAAGGAACGCTGCGCCGACGACCGGCACCATTTCCGCTTCATCCTCTCGCCGGAGGACGGCGCCGAGTTGGAAGACCTGCGCACCTACACGCGGCACCTCATGGGCCGCATGGAGGCCGACCTGGGCACGGGCCTCGATTGGGTGGCCGTCAACCACTGGAACACCGACAACCCGCACACGCACATCGTCGTGCGCGGACGCGACGACACCGGCAAAGACCTCATCATCGCGGGCGACTACATCGCCGATGGTTTCCGCCATCGCGCCGCCGAACTGGCGACCGAATGGCTGGGGCCGCGCACCGAGCTGGAGATCCAGCAGACCTTGCAACGCGAGGTGGAACAAGAGCGATGGACGAGCTTGGATCGCACGCTCAAACGCGAGTTGGGCGACGATGGCTTGGTGCATGTCGAACGCCTCAACGAGCCGAGATTGCAACGCCAGCGCCTGCTGCTGATCGGCCGCCTGCAACGCTTGCAGCGCCTGGGCCTGGCCGACGAGATGCAGCCGGGCACCTGGGCCGTCCATACCGATGCCGAAAAGACGCTACGCGCCCTGGGCGAGCGTGGCGACATCATCCGCACCATGCAGCGGGCCATGCGCGGCGAGCCGCGCGAACTGGCGGTGTTCGACCCGGGCGACGATGGCCGAACCATCCTCGGCCGCGTGGCCGCGAAGGGGCTGGCCGACGAGCTGCGCGACCGGGGTTATCTGGTCATCGACGGGGTGGACGGCAAGGCCCACTATGTTGCGCTCAACGCCCGCGACGAACTGGCGAACTATCCGACCGGCGCCGTGGTGGAGGTGAAGGGATCGGCCGACGTGCGTGCGGCCGACCGCAACATCGCCGCGCTGGCGAGCGATGGCCTGTACCTCACCGACCACCACCTCGCCATCGCGCAGAGTCAGGCCGTGCCGGGCCGCGATCCGCAGGAAGTCGTCGCCGCCCATGTCCGCCGGCTCGAAGCCCTGCGCCGAGCCGGCATCGTGGAACGTGTCGCCGAAGGTCTATGGAAGGTGCCGGACAACCTGCCCGAGCAGGGCCGTCAGTACGACGCGCAACGCCTAGGCGGCGTGGCCGTGGAACTGAAATCGCACCTACCCATCGAGCGACAGGCCCGCGTGATCGGCGCCACGTGGCTCGACCAGCAGTTGATCGGCGGCGGCACCGGCCTGGGCGAACTGGGCTTTGGTGGCGAGGCCAAGCAGGCGATGCAGCAGCGCGCCGACTTCCTGGCCGAACAAGGGCTGGCCGAGCGACGCGGCCAGCGGGTGATCCTGGCGCGTAATCTGCTGGGCACGCTGCGCAATCGGGAGCTGGCGCAGGCCGCTAAGGACATCACCGCCGATACCGGCTTGGAGCATCGCCCGGTGGCCGACGGGCAGCGCGTGGCGGGTATCTACCGGCGTAGCGTCATGCTCGCCAGTGGGCGCTACGCGATGCTCGATGACGGCATGGGGTTCAGCCTTGTGCCGTGGAGGCCGGTGGTCGAGCAGCGGCTGGGCCAGCAGCTTGCCGCTACGGTGCGCGGCGGCGGCGTGTCCTGGGAGATAGGACGGCAACGTGGGCCTGCCGTCGGTTAACTTCCCGCGATAGCAGTGCCCGGCATGGGGGTTGCACAATAAACCGATTGACGGTCGGTTTTTCGTGGTGGATACTCTTGAGTTCGAGTCAAAGCTCGGAGCCGACAACATTGACCAACCACAGCGTACCAACACTTGGCGATCTCGAAATCGCCGTGCTCGAAGACATCTGGCGCTTCGGCCCGTCCGACACCAAGGCGGTGTACGCGCGCATTGGGAAGTCTCGCTCGATTTCCTTGAACACAGTGCAATCCACGCTGGAACGTCTGTTTCGCAAGGCCATGCTCCAGCGCGAAAAGATCAGCCATGCCTACGAATACTCGGCACGAGTATCTCGCCGGGAACTGATCCAGAAGCTGGTCGAGTCCACGGTGCGTCGTGTCGCAGGCCCGCAGCCGGATGCGTTGTTGAGTGCCTTTGTCGATCTTGCTGCAAGGGCGGATGATGACCAGCTCAAGAGGCTGGAGGAGTTGATTGCCCGTCGTCGCGCTGAATTGGATCAGCCGTAATGATGAGTTATGGCCCACTACTTCAGTTCGCATTGCTATCCGGCTTCGTGCTGGCAGTAACGCTTACCCTGCTGATTGGAACCTGCGAGCGCCCATTACGCCGTGCGCTGTCAGGAAAGAGCCCCTATCAGCGAGCAAGAGTGTCTTGGTGGATGCTGGTAACACCCGCATTGGCGGGTATTGCCTATACGGCCATGACTATCGCCATGCCGTCGATGTTTGATGATTCGGCCAGATTTGCCGCTGCCTGCTCTGCGCACGCTGACACGCTCCTGCACCTGTGCGTTTGGCACCCGAGCGGCAATGGGCAAAGTGCCTGGCTATGGGGAGCATTGGCATTGTTGGCGGGATACGCGGTTTGGCTGGCATTACGGGCCGTAGTGGGCCTTTGGCGTGC
Proteins encoded in this window:
- a CDS encoding relaxase/mobilization nuclease domain-containing protein, translating into MTDRRDDDFRIRPSAPKNQGQGFVSKVLKQAGKASSGKSSVRRPGGAGKGAGTGHRPGSRLGRGHTAARFAGAKLTPMSRRVTIKTLLVNQRQASPQSLAKHLRYIERDGVGRDGEPGQAYGPQTDAADLDAFKERCADDRHHFRFILSPEDGAELEDLRTYTRHLMGRMEADLGTGLDWVAVNHWNTDNPHTHIVVRGRDDTGKDLIIAGDYIADGFRHRAAELATEWLGPRTELEIQQTLQREVEQERWTSLDRTLKRELGDDGLVHVERLNEPRLQRQRLLLIGRLQRLQRLGLADEMQPGTWAVHTDAEKTLRALGERGDIIRTMQRAMRGEPRELAVFDPGDDGRTILGRVAAKGLADELRDRGYLVIDGVDGKAHYVALNARDELANYPTGAVVEVKGSADVRAADRNIAALASDGLYLTDHHLAIAQSQAVPGRDPQEVVAAHVRRLEALRRAGIVERVAEGLWKVPDNLPEQGRQYDAQRLGGVAVELKSHLPIERQARVIGATWLDQQLIGGGTGLGELGFGGEAKQAMQQRADFLAEQGLAERRGQRVILARNLLGTLRNRELAQAAKDITADTGLEHRPVADGQRVAGIYRRSVMLASGRYAMLDDGMGFSLVPWRPVVEQRLGQQLAATVRGGGVSWEIGRQRGPAVG
- a CDS encoding BlaI/MecI/CopY family transcriptional regulator, with the protein product MTNHSVPTLGDLEIAVLEDIWRFGPSDTKAVYARIGKSRSISLNTVQSTLERLFRKAMLQREKISHAYEYSARVSRRELIQKLVESTVRRVAGPQPDALLSAFVDLAARADDDQLKRLEELIARRRAELDQP